A region of candidate division WOR-3 bacterium DNA encodes the following proteins:
- a CDS encoding OmpA family protein — MRYMKLILSLIFILGIFIACPKKQTVAPVEEVPAEEEIPFEEVQIPEEPAKPELVLERIFFDFDKSDIRVDAVPILEKNAEMLKLYPEVKVVIEGHCCEIGTAEYNLALGERRAKAARDYLLMLGITPDRLSTVSYGEEKPLDPTNLERNRRCEFVVQ; from the coding sequence ATGCGTTATATGAAATTGATCCTGTCATTGATTTTTATTCTCGGCATTTTCATTGCTTGTCCCAAAAAGCAAACAGTGGCGCCGGTGGAAGAGGTTCCGGCGGAAGAAGAAATTCCGTTTGAAGAAGTTCAGATTCCCGAGGAACCGGCAAAACCAGAACTGGTGCTGGAACGGATTTTCTTTGATTTCGATAAATCGGATATCCGGGTGGATGCCGTGCCGATTCTGGAAAAGAATGCTGAAATGCTGAAACTCTATCCTGAAGTTAAGGTGGTGATAGAAGGACATTGCTGTGAAATAGGGACGGCTGAGTACAACCTCGCTCTGGGTGAACGCCGTGCAAAAGCCGCCCGTGATTATCTTCTTATGCTGGGGATAACACCGGACCGCCTTTCGACTGTGAGTTACGGCGAAGAGAAACCATTGGATCCGACGAATCTGGAAAGAAATCGACGCTGCGAATTTGTCGTTCAATAA
- a CDS encoding laccase domain-containing protein — translation MKWVLVKEKALEYFRFRYKGITALYSLRADHDAVEQRFKPVFLKQIHSDVIVDIDDEPKREGDGLITEKKDVCLGIKVADCLPVYLFNDRRISVIHCGWRGIVKGIAKKAKQRLVEYRYVLGASIGPCCYEIQEDVKELFSKEYPSAVIHRGDKIFLDLKAAVVKDLGEQNLLASLNYCTRCRPEYFYSYRRGDVNKRDYALLVSR, via the coding sequence GTGAAATGGGTGCTGGTTAAGGAGAAAGCTCTCGAGTATTTCAGATTCAGATATAAAGGGATCACTGCGCTTTATTCTCTGAGGGCGGACCACGATGCAGTGGAACAGAGGTTCAAACCTGTTTTTCTGAAACAGATACATTCGGACGTAATCGTCGACATCGACGATGAACCGAAAAGAGAAGGTGACGGGTTGATCACAGAGAAAAAAGACGTCTGTCTCGGCATCAAGGTCGCTGATTGCCTGCCGGTTTATCTTTTTAACGACAGGAGAATAAGTGTTATTCACTGCGGCTGGCGCGGTATCGTCAAAGGGATAGCGAAAAAGGCAAAGCAGCGTCTGGTGGAGTACCGATACGTGCTCGGCGCTTCAATCGGTCCATGCTGTTACGAGATACAGGAAGATGTTAAAGAGCTTTTTTCGAAAGAGTACCCGTCCGCAGTAATCCATCGGGGCGATAAAATATTTCTGGATCTCAAAGCAGCGGTCGTCAAAGATCTCGGGGAACAAAACTTATTGGCTTCCCTGAATTACTGTACAAGATGCCGACCCGAATACTTTTATTCATACCGCCGCGGAGATGTAAATAAAAGGGATTATGCACTTCTTGTGTCGCGGTGA
- the ybgF gene encoding tol-pal system protein YbgF, with translation MLLTLVVSGCFNRRRFNNFNWQLDSLKYYTSKFDSMLQEQSEELARLRIDLYTKSNELSDKIEMLNSRLSDTEAQLLRIYEKLGPRQKVPSDSEDISTISPESRMIYESAYLNYVQGNYQEAVSGFESYLKLQPDSPLSDNALYWIGESYTAMGKSQDAVNTFQKLINKYPASNKIPTALYKMAIIYESAGDRKSAEMYYNKVVKDFPNSAEATLAKDKLNR, from the coding sequence TTGCTCCTCACCCTTGTGGTGTCGGGATGTTTTAACCGCCGTCGGTTCAACAATTTCAACTGGCAGCTCGACAGCCTGAAGTATTATACATCAAAATTCGACAGCATGCTTCAGGAGCAAAGTGAAGAACTCGCCCGTCTTCGGATTGATCTCTATACAAAATCGAATGAGTTGAGCGATAAGATAGAAATGCTCAATTCACGCCTCAGTGATACAGAGGCTCAGCTTCTGCGCATTTATGAAAAACTTGGACCCCGACAAAAGGTTCCTTCAGACAGTGAAGACATCTCGACGATCAGTCCTGAATCACGGATGATTTATGAATCGGCTTATTTAAATTATGTTCAGGGGAATTATCAGGAAGCGGTCAGCGGTTTTGAATCCTACCTTAAACTTCAGCCTGATTCGCCGCTTTCAGATAATGCCCTTTACTGGATAGGTGAATCCTACACCGCAATGGGTAAAAGTCAGGATGCCGTGAATACCTTTCAGAAGTTAATAAATAAATACCCGGCAAGCAATAAGATACCTACCGCACTTTATAAAATGGCGATCATATACGAGTCTGCCGGAGATCGAAAGTCCGCAGAGATGTACTACAATAAAGTAGTAAAAGATTTCCCGAACTCCGCCGAAGCGACATTGGCGAAAGACAAATTAAACAGATGA